The window CTGTCCTTCTCTGTGATGTCAGCCTGCCAGCTTCGCACGGACTTCTTCCGCAACGTTCTGGGGAACAGGCTGGTAATGGTCAAAGTGCATCGAATACTGGGCGCGTCCCTGGGTCATGCCGCGCAGCGTGTTGACGTAGCCGAACATGTTGGCCAGGGGAACCTTGGCCTCGATCACGCGGGCATTGCCGCGCTGGTCCATGCCATTGATCTGGCCGCGGCGGCTGTTCAGGTCGCCGATGACATCGCCCATGTAATCCTCGGGCGTGACAACCTCAACCCTCATGACCGGCTCGAGCAGGATGGGACCGGCTTTCTGGATCCCTTCCCTGAACGCTGCACGGGCGGCGATTTCGAAGGCCAGCGCCGACGAGTCAACGTCGTGATAGGCGCCATCCACCAGCGAGATCCTGAAGTCAATCACCGGGAAGCCGGCAATGACGCCTGTATCCTTTGATGCTTCCAGGCCCTTTTCGACACCCGGGATGTATTCCCTGGGAACGGAGCCTCCAACGATCTTGCTCTCGAACTCATAGCCCTTGCCGGCTTCCTGGGGTTCGAACACCAGCCTGATGCGGGCGAACTGACCCGAGCCGCCCGATTGCTTCTTGTGGGTGTAGTCCACCTCGGCGCGCTTGCTGATGGTTTCGCGATAGGCCACTTGGGGGGCACCCACGTTGGCTTCTACCTTGAACTCGCGCTTCATGCGGTCCACGATGATTTCCAGGTGCAGCTCGCCCATGCCCTTGATGACCGTCTGGCCGCTTTCCTGGTCTACAGTGACCCGGAAGGATGGATCTTCTGACGCCAGGCGCTGGAGCGCCGTTGACATCTTTTCCTGGTCGGCCTTGGATTTCGGCTCCACGGCCACCTCGATCACCGGCTCGGGAAATTCCATCCGCTCGAGAATGATGGGCTTGTCAGGATCGCACAGGGTATCCCCCGTGGTCGTATACTTGAGGCCTGCCACGGCCACAATATCTCCGGCCCCGGCTTCCTCGATATCCTCGCGCTGATTTGCGTGCATCAGCAGAACACGGCCAATACGCTCGCGGTCTTCCTTGACGGAATTGAGGACGTAGGAACTCTTTTTCAGAACTCCGGAGTAGATACGAACGAAAGTCAGCGATCCTACAAACGGGTCGGTCATGATCTTGAACGCCAGACCCGAGAACGGCGCATCGTCCTTTGCCGGGCGGCTGTCAGACTCACCGCCTTCCTTCACGCCCTTGACGTCCGGAATGTCCAGCGGGGAGGGCAGATAATCCACCACGGCATCCAGCATGGGCTGGACGCCCTTGTTCTTGAAGGCAGAACCACACAGGATCGGCACAAACTTGAATGCGATCGTTCCTTTGCGGATACATTTCTTCAGCACATCCAGGGAGGGCTCCTGACCGCCCAGATAGGCCTCCATGGCTGCATCGTCCATTTCAACAGCCGTCTCGACCAGCTTTGTCCGGTATTCCTGGGCTTTCGCCTTCATGTTGTCCGGAATATCAGCTTCGTGGAATTCGGCGCCCAGGGAATCGTCCTTCCAGATGATGGCTTTCATCTTGAGAAGATCCACCACGCCCACAAATTCGGCTTCGGATCCGATGGGCAGCTGGGTCACCAGCGGCACCGCGCCCAAGCGGTCGATGATCATGTCCACCGTGCGGTAGAAGTTCGCACCGATGCGGTCCATCTTGTTGACAAAACACATGCGCGGCACGTGATACTTGTCGGCCTGGCGCCAGACGGTTTCCGACTGGGGCTCAACGCCGGCCACGCTGTCGAACACCGTGACGGCGCCATCCAGCACACGCAGGGAGCGCTCGACCTCGATGGTGAAGTCCACGTGGCCTGGCGTGTCGATAATGTTGATGCGATAGTCGTCCTTTTTCGGACCACCCTTCCAGAAACAGGTGATAGCGGCGGCAGTGATGGTGATGCCGCGCTCCTTCTCCTGTTCCATCCAGTCCGTCGTGGCGCTGCCTTCGTGCACCTCGCCAATCTTGTAGGACTTGCCGGTGTAATACAGGATGCGCTCGGTCGTGGTGGTCTTGCCGGCATCAATATGGGCCATGATGCCGATGTTCCGGTAGCGTTCCAGCGGTGTTGCGCGTGCCATGTCAAAATCCTGAAAACTGCAGTTAAGCCTGTACTACCACCGGAAAAATGCAAAGGCCTTGTTGGCCTCGGCCATCTTGTGGGTGTCCTCGCGCTTTTTCACGGCCGAGCCCCGGTTGTCGATGGCATCCATGATCTCGCCGGCCAGTTTGTCCGTCATGGTCTTTTCGCTGCGGTTGCGGGCCGCATCGATAATCCAGCGGATGGCAAGGGCTGTGGCCCTTTCCGGACGAACCTCGACCGGAACCTGGTATGTGGCGCCACCGACGCGGCGGGAGCGCACTTCCAGGTACGGCTTGACCTTGTCCAGCGCCTCATGGAACAGCTTCAGCGGATCATCGGTCTTCTTTTTCTTTGCGACAATCGCAAGGGCGCCGTAGACGATCTTCTCGGCAACGGATTTCTTTCCGTTGCGCATGAGGCAGTTCATGAACTTGGTGACGATCTGGTCACCAAAGCGGGCATCGGGAAGAACCTGACGTTTTTCTGCGCGACGACGACGTGACATTCTGCAAACTCCTTACTTGGGACGCTTGGCGCCGTATTTGGAACGGCGCTGCCTGCGGTCCTTGACGCCCTGGGTATCGAGCGTACCGCGGATGATATGATAGCGGACACCGGGCAGATCCTTGACACGGCCGCCGCGGATCATGACCACCGAGTGCTCCT of the Pseudomonadota bacterium genome contains:
- the fusA gene encoding elongation factor G, which produces MARATPLERYRNIGIMAHIDAGKTTTTERILYYTGKSYKIGEVHEGSATTDWMEQEKERGITITAAAITCFWKGGPKKDDYRINIIDTPGHVDFTIEVERSLRVLDGAVTVFDSVAGVEPQSETVWRQADKYHVPRMCFVNKMDRIGANFYRTVDMIIDRLGAVPLVTQLPIGSEAEFVGVVDLLKMKAIIWKDDSLGAEFHEADIPDNMKAKAQEYRTKLVETAVEMDDAAMEAYLGGQEPSLDVLKKCIRKGTIAFKFVPILCGSAFKNKGVQPMLDAVVDYLPSPLDIPDVKGVKEGGESDSRPAKDDAPFSGLAFKIMTDPFVGSLTFVRIYSGVLKKSSYVLNSVKEDRERIGRVLLMHANQREDIEEAGAGDIVAVAGLKYTTTGDTLCDPDKPIILERMEFPEPVIEVAVEPKSKADQEKMSTALQRLASEDPSFRVTVDQESGQTVIKGMGELHLEIIVDRMKREFKVEANVGAPQVAYRETISKRAEVDYTHKKQSGGSGQFARIRLVFEPQEAGKGYEFESKIVGGSVPREYIPGVEKGLEASKDTGVIAGFPVIDFRISLVDGAYHDVDSSALAFEIAARAAFREGIQKAGPILLEPVMRVEVVTPEDYMGDVIGDLNSRRGQINGMDQRGNARVIEAKVPLANMFGYVNTLRGMTQGRAQYSMHFDHYQPVPQNVAEEVRAKLAG
- the rpsG gene encoding 30S ribosomal protein S7 — its product is MSRRRRAEKRQVLPDARFGDQIVTKFMNCLMRNGKKSVAEKIVYGALAIVAKKKKTDDPLKLFHEALDKVKPYLEVRSRRVGGATYQVPVEVRPERATALAIRWIIDAARNRSEKTMTDKLAGEIMDAIDNRGSAVKKREDTHKMAEANKAFAFFRW